One segment of Streptomyces sp. NBC_01463 DNA contains the following:
- a CDS encoding hemerythrin domain-containing protein: MCHYCGCREIPLIKEFIAEHESVTDAAGGALRALDHGDRTLGAELVGRMERELRAHWQGEEQGLFAVMGGSAEYADYIDALVREHRELAAFLGRVDLDRTEDVVRLREAVDELHHHIAKEEDGLFPASLTALSGDEWDRSMTAWRSAHPEAPGELGR; encoded by the coding sequence ATGTGCCATTACTGCGGCTGCCGCGAGATCCCGTTGATCAAGGAGTTCATCGCGGAGCACGAGTCCGTCACCGATGCGGCGGGCGGCGCCCTGCGGGCGCTGGACCATGGTGACCGGACTCTGGGCGCGGAACTGGTGGGCCGGATGGAGCGGGAGCTGCGGGCCCACTGGCAGGGGGAGGAGCAGGGGCTCTTCGCGGTGATGGGCGGCAGTGCGGAGTACGCCGACTACATCGACGCGCTGGTGCGTGAGCACCGCGAACTCGCCGCGTTCCTTGGCCGGGTCGATCTGGACCGCACCGAGGACGTCGTCCGGCTGCGGGAGGCGGTCGACGAACTGCACCACCACATCGCGAAGGAGGAGGACGGGCTGTTCCCGGCCTCGCTCACCGCGCTGTCCGGGGACGAGTGGGACCGCTCGATGACGGCGTGGCGCTCGGCGCACCCGGAGGCGCCGGGGGAACTCGGGCGCTAG
- the rpsL gene encoding 30S ribosomal protein S12, producing MPTIQQLVRKGRQDKVEKNKTPALEGSPQRRGVCTRVFTTTPKKPNSALRKVARVRLTSGIEVTAYIPGEGHNLQEHSIVLVRGGRVKDLPGVRYKIIRGSLDTQGVKNRKQARSRYGAKKEK from the coding sequence GTGCCTACGATTCAGCAGCTGGTCCGGAAGGGCCGGCAGGACAAGGTCGAGAAGAACAAGACGCCCGCGCTCGAGGGTTCGCCCCAGCGCCGCGGCGTCTGCACGCGTGTGTTCACGACCACCCCGAAGAAGCCGAACTCCGCGCTCCGGAAGGTCGCACGTGTGCGTCTGACCTCCGGCATCGAGGTCACGGCCTACATCCCGGGTGAGGGACACAACCTGCAGGAGCACTCCATCGTGCTCGTGCGTGGTGGCCGTGTGAAGGACCTGCCGGGTGTTCGTTACAAGATCATCCGCGGCTCCCTTGACACCCAGGGTGTCAAGAACCGCAAGCAGGCCCGCAGCCGCTACGGCGCCAAGAAGGAGAAGTAA
- a CDS encoding RNA repair domain-containing protein — translation MRTSEEIYHRVRWDARFDPARFVLGVAQRGRDPKRVPLERFTPGGDIPWHRVLFFEADGEVVWDRSSGTDRIDATDAGRIRTPRRLPSPYFLSRTPHAFSPATGRWEPSSPGPPGPSAPLTVLTWNTLWDRYDSDRIDTARRRPLLLDALRAADADVIALQEAEPALLEMLLDCAWVRDGYVLATDPAGRDVPDCGLLLLSRLPVSEAALHALGPHKAVAAAVVETAEGPVTVAVTHLSSDHSPAGATRREAELMDLATGLAGIEGELLLVGDFNDGGDRPQTRLAMADAWTEVHGPSDRTPTFDPSVNPLAAVSSLSGRVSRLDRVLLRTERLRASSAALTGEVPSPAGLYVSDHYGVRVELGPPLPVAEGVAERVAAALPGARVHVVGSRRMGCALPNADLDLVAALPGAPDPAGVRHRLAAAFPRARDLREVTGARVPGLRWHTDGLRVDLVTVATGGLSPADAVARRTELGEAAAVALSAVSDAEAVLAAADPHRDAFAPLARDVKAWAGARGLDSAPCGGLPGLAWAVLAARTAHEAGGLPPFALLRHFFATWAAWDWDEAVGTAAGAGASVTVLTPTAPVRSCTTQVSAAGRDLLAAELYRAWEILESAGDGDDPRPLLCAPPHLSEPHPSWALASVASGGPDEGRLRGRLLALTAALSEAGAADCRVWPRPLTVGARTGYAIGLGATPPPAHRLAEIGAEVLRGIRDASLAPMDRPPPP, via the coding sequence ATGCGTACGAGCGAGGAGATCTACCACCGGGTCCGCTGGGACGCCCGCTTCGACCCGGCGCGCTTCGTGCTGGGCGTCGCCCAGCGCGGGCGGGACCCCAAGCGGGTACCGCTGGAGCGGTTCACACCGGGCGGGGACATCCCCTGGCACCGGGTGCTGTTCTTCGAGGCGGACGGCGAGGTGGTGTGGGACCGCTCCTCCGGCACGGACCGGATCGACGCGACGGACGCGGGCCGGATCCGGACCCCGCGCCGGCTGCCGTCCCCGTACTTCCTCTCCCGTACGCCGCACGCCTTCTCCCCGGCCACGGGCCGCTGGGAACCGTCCTCCCCCGGGCCGCCGGGCCCGTCGGCCCCGCTGACCGTCCTCACCTGGAACACCCTCTGGGACCGCTACGACAGCGACCGCATCGACACCGCCCGGCGCCGCCCGCTCCTGCTCGACGCCCTGCGCGCGGCGGACGCGGACGTCATCGCCCTCCAGGAGGCGGAACCCGCCCTGCTGGAGATGCTGCTGGACTGCGCCTGGGTGCGCGACGGGTACGTCCTCGCCACCGACCCGGCGGGCCGTGACGTACCGGACTGCGGACTGCTGCTGCTCAGCCGGCTGCCGGTGAGCGAGGCGGCTCTGCACGCGCTCGGCCCGCACAAGGCGGTGGCCGCGGCCGTCGTCGAGACGGCCGAGGGCCCCGTCACGGTCGCCGTGACCCATCTCAGCAGCGACCACTCCCCCGCGGGCGCCACTCGCCGCGAGGCCGAACTGATGGACCTGGCAACGGGGTTGGCCGGCATCGAGGGCGAGCTGCTGCTCGTCGGCGACTTCAATGACGGCGGCGACCGCCCACAGACCCGCCTGGCAATGGCGGACGCGTGGACCGAGGTACACGGCCCCTCCGACCGCACCCCGACCTTCGACCCGTCCGTGAACCCGCTGGCCGCCGTCTCCTCCCTGTCCGGCCGCGTCTCCCGCCTGGACCGGGTCCTGCTGCGCACGGAACGGCTGCGGGCCAGCTCCGCGGCCCTGACCGGCGAGGTCCCGAGCCCGGCGGGGCTGTACGTATCCGACCACTACGGGGTACGGGTGGAGCTGGGCCCGCCCCTCCCGGTGGCCGAAGGGGTGGCGGAACGGGTCGCCGCGGCCCTCCCCGGCGCCCGCGTCCACGTCGTCGGCTCCCGGCGCATGGGCTGCGCGCTGCCCAACGCGGACCTGGACCTGGTGGCGGCGCTGCCCGGCGCCCCCGATCCGGCCGGCGTGCGGCACCGGCTGGCCGCCGCGTTCCCCCGGGCGCGGGACCTGCGCGAGGTGACCGGCGCCCGGGTGCCGGGGCTGCGCTGGCACACCGACGGCCTCCGGGTCGACCTGGTCACCGTGGCGACCGGGGGCCTCTCCCCCGCCGACGCGGTCGCCCGCCGGACCGAACTGGGCGAGGCGGCGGCCGTCGCGCTCAGCGCGGTGAGCGACGCCGAAGCGGTGCTCGCGGCGGCGGACCCGCACCGGGACGCCTTCGCCCCGCTCGCCCGGGACGTCAAGGCGTGGGCGGGGGCCCGGGGCCTGGACTCCGCCCCCTGCGGCGGGCTGCCGGGCCTGGCCTGGGCTGTCCTCGCGGCCCGTACCGCACACGAGGCCGGCGGCCTGCCGCCGTTCGCGCTGCTCCGGCACTTCTTCGCGACGTGGGCGGCATGGGACTGGGACGAGGCGGTGGGGACGGCTGCGGGCGCCGGAGCCTCCGTCACGGTGCTGACCCCGACGGCCCCCGTACGTTCCTGCACCACGCAGGTCTCCGCCGCCGGCCGCGATCTCCTCGCGGCCGAGCTGTACCGCGCGTGGGAGATCCTGGAGTCCGCCGGGGACGGGGACGACCCGCGCCCCCTGCTGTGCGCGCCGCCGCACCTTTCCGAACCACACCCGTCCTGGGCCCTCGCCTCTGTAGCCAGCGGCGGCCCGGACGAGGGACGGCTGCGCGGCAGGCTCCTCGCCCTGACGGCCGCCCTCTCCGAGGCGGGCGCCGCCGACTGCCGCGTCTGGCCGCGCCCACTCACGGTCGGCGCGCGCACGGGGTACGCGATCGGGCTCGGCGCGACCCCGCCACCGGCTCACCGGCTGGCGGAGATCGGGGCGGAGGTACTGCGCGGCATCAGGGACGCGTCGTTGGCCCCGATGGACCGCCCGCCCCCGCCCTAG
- the tuf gene encoding elongation factor Tu — protein sequence MAKAKFERTKPHVNIGTIGHIDHGKTTLTAAITKVLHDAYPDLNEASAFDQIDKAPEERQRGITISIAHVEYQTESRHYAHVDCPGHADYIKNMITGAAQMDGAILVVAATDGPMPQTKEHVLLARQVGVPYIVVALNKADMVDDEEILELVELEVRELLSEYEFPGDDLPVVKVSALKALEGDKEWGQTVLDLMKAVDESIPQPERDVEKPFLMPIEDVFTITGRGTVVTGRIERGVLKVNETVDIVGIKTEKTTTTVTGIEMFRKLLDEGQAGENVGLLLRGIKREDVERGQVIIKPGSVTPHTEFEAQSYILSKDEGGRHTPFFNNYRPQFYFRTTDVTGVVTLPEGTEMVMPGDNTLMNVALIQPVAMEEGLKFAIREGGRTVGAGQVTKILK from the coding sequence GTGGCGAAGGCAAAGTTCGAGCGGACTAAGCCGCACGTCAACATCGGCACCATCGGTCACATTGACCACGGTAAGACGACCCTCACGGCCGCCATTACCAAGGTGCTGCACGACGCGTACCCGGACCTGAACGAGGCCTCGGCCTTCGACCAGATCGACAAGGCTCCTGAGGAGCGCCAGCGCGGTATCACCATCTCGATCGCGCACGTCGAGTACCAGACGGAGTCGCGTCACTACGCGCACGTCGACTGCCCGGGTCACGCCGACTACATCAAGAACATGATCACGGGTGCGGCGCAGATGGACGGCGCCATCCTCGTGGTTGCCGCCACCGACGGCCCGATGCCGCAGACCAAGGAGCACGTGCTCCTGGCCCGCCAGGTCGGCGTTCCCTACATCGTCGTCGCCCTGAACAAGGCCGACATGGTGGACGACGAGGAGATCCTGGAGCTCGTCGAGCTCGAGGTTCGTGAGCTCCTCTCCGAGTACGAGTTCCCGGGCGACGACCTTCCGGTCGTCAAGGTCTCGGCGCTCAAGGCTCTTGAGGGTGACAAGGAGTGGGGCCAGACCGTCCTCGACCTGATGAAGGCCGTCGACGAGTCCATCCCGCAGCCCGAGCGTGACGTCGAGAAGCCGTTCCTGATGCCGATCGAGGACGTCTTCACGATCACCGGTCGTGGCACCGTCGTCACCGGTCGTATCGAGCGTGGTGTCCTCAAGGTCAACGAGACCGTCGACATCGTCGGTATCAAGACCGAGAAGACCACCACCACGGTCACCGGCATCGAGATGTTCCGCAAGCTGCTCGACGAGGGCCAGGCCGGTGAGAACGTCGGTCTGCTCCTCCGTGGCATCAAGCGCGAGGACGTCGAGCGCGGCCAGGTCATCATCAAGCCGGGTTCGGTCACGCCGCACACCGAGTTCGAGGCGCAGTCCTACATCCTGTCGAAGGACGAGGGTGGCCGTCACACCCCCTTCTTCAACAACTACCGCCCGCAGTTCTACTTCCGTACCACGGACGTGACGGGCGTTGTGACCCTTCCCGAGGGCACCGAGATGGTCATGCCGGGTGACAACACCCTCATGAACGTCGCGCTGATCCAGCCGGTCGCCATGGAAGAGGGCCTGAAGTTCGCCATCCGTGAGGGTGGCCGGACCGTGGGCGCCGGCCAGGTCACCAAGATCCTCAAGTAA
- the rpsG gene encoding 30S ribosomal protein S7, with translation MPRKGPAPKRPVIIDPVYGSPLVTSLINKILLNGKRSTAERIVYGAMEGLREKTGADPVITLKRALENVKPSLEVKSRRVGGATYQVPIEVKPGRAATLALRWVVGYSRARREKTMTERLMNELLDASNGLGAAVKKREDTHKMAESNKAFAHYRW, from the coding sequence ATGCCTCGTAAGGGCCCCGCCCCGAAGCGCCCGGTCATCATTGACCCGGTCTATGGTTCTCCTCTTGTCACCTCGCTGATCAACAAGATCCTGCTCAACGGCAAGCGTTCCACCGCCGAGCGGATCGTGTACGGCGCCATGGAAGGCCTCCGCGAGAAGACCGGCGCTGACCCGGTCATCACGCTGAAGCGCGCGCTTGAGAACGTCAAGCCCTCGCTCGAGGTCAAGTCCCGCCGTGTCGGTGGCGCCACCTACCAGGTGCCGATCGAGGTCAAGCCCGGTCGCGCCGCCACCCTCGCGCTGCGCTGGGTCGTCGGCTACTCCCGCGCCCGTCGCGAGAAGACGATGACGGAGCGGCTCATGAACGAGCTGCTCGACGCCTCCAACGGTCTTGGCGCTGCCGTCAAGAAGCGCGAGGACACCCACAAGATGGCCGAGTCCAACAAGGCCTTCGCGCACTACCGCTGGTAG
- the fusA gene encoding elongation factor G yields the protein MATTSLDLAKVRNIGIMAHIDAGKTTTTERILFYTGVSYKIGEVHDGAATMDWMEQEQERGITITSAATTCHWPLNDVDHTINIIDTPGHVDFTVEVERSLRVLDGAVTVFDGVAGVEPQSETVWRQADRYGVPRICFVNKLDRTGAEFHRCVDMIVDRLGAVPLVMQLPIGAEADFKGVVDLVSMKAFVWPEEAAKGEMYDTIDIPDTHKEAAEEWRGKLLEAVSENDDEMMELYLEGVEPTQDQLHEAIRRITLASKGSADSVTVTPVFCGTAFKNKGVQPLLDAVVRYLPSPLDVEAIEGHDVKDPEKVIQRKPSDDEPFSGLAFKIASDPHLGKLTFVRIYSGRLEAGTAVLNSVKGKKERIGKIYRMHANKREEIASVGAGDIIAVMGLKQTTTGETLCDDKNPVILESMDFPAPVIQVAIEPKSKGDQEKLGVAIQRLSEEDPSFQVHSDEETGQTIIGGMGELHLEVLVDRMKREFRVEANVGKPQVAYRETIRKAVERIDYTHKKQTGGTGQFAKVQIALEPIEGGDASYEFVNKVTGGRIPREYIPSVDAGAQEAMQFGILAGYEMVGVRVTLLDGGYHEVDSSELAFKIAGSQAFKEGARKASPVLLEPMMAVEVTTPEDYMGDVIGDLNSRRGQIQAMEERSGARVVKGLVPLSEMFGYVGDLRSKTSGRASYSMQFDSYAEVPRNVAEEIIAKAKGE from the coding sequence ATGGCCACCACTTCGCTTGACCTGGCCAAGGTCCGCAACATTGGGATCATGGCCCACATCGACGCGGGCAAGACGACCACCACTGAGCGGATCCTGTTCTACACCGGCGTCTCGTACAAGATCGGTGAAGTCCACGACGGCGCTGCCACGATGGACTGGATGGAGCAGGAGCAGGAGCGCGGCATCACGATCACGTCCGCCGCGACGACCTGTCACTGGCCGCTCAATGATGTTGACCACACCATCAACATCATCGACACCCCGGGTCACGTCGACTTCACCGTCGAGGTGGAGCGTTCGCTCCGCGTCCTCGACGGTGCCGTCACCGTGTTCGACGGTGTGGCCGGCGTCGAGCCGCAGTCCGAGACCGTGTGGCGTCAGGCGGACCGCTACGGCGTTCCGCGTATCTGCTTCGTCAACAAGCTCGACCGCACCGGTGCCGAGTTCCACCGCTGTGTCGACATGATCGTCGACCGCCTGGGCGCGGTCCCGCTCGTCATGCAGCTCCCCATCGGCGCAGAGGCCGACTTCAAGGGCGTCGTCGACCTCGTGTCGATGAAGGCCTTCGTGTGGCCCGAAGAGGCCGCCAAGGGCGAGATGTACGACACGATCGACATCCCGGACACCCACAAGGAAGCCGCCGAGGAATGGCGCGGCAAGCTCCTTGAGGCCGTCTCCGAGAACGACGACGAGATGATGGAGCTGTACCTGGAGGGCGTCGAGCCCACCCAGGACCAGCTGCACGAGGCGATCCGCCGCATCACCCTCGCGTCGAAGGGCAGTGCCGACTCGGTCACCGTCACCCCGGTGTTCTGTGGCACCGCGTTCAAGAACAAGGGCGTCCAGCCCCTGCTCGACGCGGTCGTCCGCTACCTGCCTTCCCCCCTGGACGTCGAGGCCATCGAGGGCCACGACGTCAAGGACCCCGAGAAGGTCATCCAGCGCAAGCCTTCGGACGACGAGCCGTTCTCCGGTCTCGCGTTCAAGATTGCCAGCGACCCGCACCTCGGCAAGCTCACCTTCGTCCGGATCTACTCCGGTCGCCTCGAGGCCGGCACCGCGGTGCTGAACTCGGTCAAGGGCAAGAAGGAGCGCATCGGCAAGATCTACCGCATGCACGCGAACAAGCGTGAGGAGATCGCGTCGGTGGGCGCCGGTGACATCATCGCCGTCATGGGCCTGAAGCAGACCACCACCGGTGAGACGCTGTGTGACGACAAGAACCCGGTCATCCTGGAGTCCATGGACTTCCCGGCGCCGGTCATTCAGGTCGCCATCGAGCCCAAGTCCAAGGGTGACCAGGAGAAGCTGGGTGTCGCCATCCAGCGCCTCTCCGAGGAGGACCCGTCCTTCCAGGTGCACTCCGACGAGGAGACCGGCCAGACCATCATCGGTGGTATGGGCGAGCTTCACCTCGAGGTGCTCGTCGACCGCATGAAGCGCGAGTTCCGCGTCGAGGCGAACGTCGGCAAGCCGCAGGTCGCGTACCGCGAGACGATCCGCAAGGCCGTCGAGCGCATCGACTACACGCACAAGAAGCAGACTGGTGGTACCGGCCAGTTCGCGAAGGTGCAGATCGCCCTTGAGCCCATCGAGGGTGGCGACGCGTCCTACGAGTTCGTCAACAAGGTCACCGGTGGCCGCATCCCCCGTGAGTACATTCCCTCGGTGGACGCGGGTGCCCAGGAAGCCATGCAGTTCGGCATCCTGGCCGGCTACGAGATGGTCGGCGTCCGCGTCACCCTTCTCGACGGTGGTTACCACGAGGTCGACTCCTCGGAGCTCGCCTTCAAGATCGCCGGTTCGCAGGCGTTCAAGGAGGGTGCCCGCAAGGCGTCCCCCGTGCTCCTGGAGCCGATGATGGCCGTCGAGGTCACCACGCCCGAGGACTACATGGGCGATGTCATCGGCGACCTCAACTCCCGCCGTGGCCAGATCCAGGCCATGGAGGAGCGCAGCGGCGCTCGCGTCGTGAAGGGCCTCGTGCCCCTCTCGGAGATGTTCGGCTACGTCGGAGACCTCCGCAGCAAGACCTCGGGTCGCGCAAGCTACTCGATGCAGTTCGACTCCTACGCCGAGGTTCCGCGGAACGTCGCCGAGGAGATCATCGCGAAGGCCAAGGGCGAGTAA
- a CDS encoding GNAT family N-acetyltransferase — MRVRTTQDWALRPATPEDVEAIAEIRAVVMRPDLVRLGRYDEHRVRQRLRDSYLPEHTSVILVDGRFAGSVTLRPFEDGHCLESFFLDEALQGRGIGSAVLAALLARTDTEGVPVRLNVLQGSAARRLYERHGFTTEREDPVDVFMVRRPPPVPTA, encoded by the coding sequence ATGCGTGTACGTACCACTCAGGACTGGGCCCTGCGCCCCGCCACCCCAGAGGACGTCGAGGCCATAGCCGAGATCCGGGCCGTCGTGATGCGCCCGGATCTGGTCCGCCTCGGCCGCTACGACGAACACCGGGTGCGCCAGCGGCTGCGCGACTCCTACCTGCCCGAACACACCTCGGTGATCCTCGTCGACGGCCGCTTCGCCGGCAGCGTCACCCTCCGCCCCTTCGAGGACGGGCACTGCCTGGAGAGCTTCTTCCTCGACGAGGCACTCCAGGGGCGGGGCATCGGCTCGGCCGTGCTGGCCGCCCTGCTGGCCCGTACGGACACCGAAGGGGTACCGGTCCGCCTCAACGTCCTCCAGGGCAGCGCGGCCCGGCGGCTGTACGAACGGCACGGATTCACCACGGAACGCGAGGACCCGGTCGACGTGTTCATGGTGCGCCGGCCGCCTCCCGTACCCACCGCCTGA